The genomic interval CCTGCCAAATTCGGGGAAGCCTAAACCGTAAAGGCACGGTAATCCCGAGCCAAGCCTCTCCGGCCGGAACCGGTGAGGAAGGTGTAGAGACTAGACGGCAGGCACCCTTAAACGAGGGTGAAGGGATAGTCCAGACCACAAACCCGAAAGGGGCAACGAAAGTTGCAGTGGGAGGCATAACCGGCTGGTTCCAGGTTCGAATCCTGGTGGGCCCACCAAAAAAGAAGTCGGAAGTCAGAAGTCGGAGGTCGGATACGGGAGGTCGGAGGTCGGATACAGAAGTTGGAATCGGCGGTGCCGATTCCTGATGTATGGGCGATTAGCTCAGGGGGAGAGCACCTGCCTTACAAGCAGGGGGCCGCTGGTTCAAATCCAGCATCGCCCACCAATAAAATCAAAAGTTGCGGGATCGGGCGTTACTGCTGAAGCCGGTTTTGCTGGATAATTGCTGCTTACCGGCCGGGAAAAGAAAAATCTCCGGGGATTGCCCGGGGAGATACGTTGGGGACTGTCGGGCCGCTTTGCCGGCCCGGGTTTTTTTGGAGATGCTGGATACGGGTCCGCGAAAACAGCGTTAGTACTTTTCTTGCCGGTCAACGGCCGACAGTTCTTTGCGGTTCGTCGCACCTGCTTTCTTTAAGATGTTCCGGGTGTGAAACTTTACGGTATGGCGGGTAATAACCAATCTTTCGGCAATTTCAGCATCGGTATGTCCCTGGCTGATCAGTTCATAAACCTTTTTTTCCTGATTTGTGAGGCTGAACCAGAAAGGCGGCGGCTGCCGCCCGGAGGCGGCTGTTTCTTCTCTTGCACGGACTGCGGGCGCATCGGGTGTGTTCAACCCACCGGCATCTTTAGGGGTTTCAGGGGCGCACCGGCTATCTATTTCAGAAAAAGTCAGGGGATGAAAGAACCAAACCAGCAAAGGCACCACCGCAAACAAAAGACAGACCCCACTTACGGCCACCAAAGGGCTGATGGACAACTGGCCGGTCAAAAACCCGGCATCCAGGGCAATGCCCGGGACAGTTAAGAAAAAAAGGGAAACGCCGAGGCCCAGGCCGAAGGTCTTCAAGAACCCCAAAAACCTGGCCAGGGTGCGCAGGGCAAGCCAGTAAAACAAGTCCATCGCGCCAAGCCCCAGGGATAAAAACAACAAAGTTGTTATCAGCACTTCCACCCGGTCCAGTCCCATAATGGAAACGGTGACGCCGATGCCCAAAAAACACAAACTCATTGTTCCCAACCAGCTGAAAGAATACCGGTAGGCGAAAACAAGGAAAACCAGGACGGCCGCCGCGTAGAGAAAAGAACTCGCACCCACCGATTCCGGCCACCACAAGTGAAGAGGGGGTGCAACCACCCTATACCAAAGCCCGCCGGTAAAATAGGCTGCGGCGGCAAAGGCCGCTACGGCCAAGACAGGCCCCGCCCCGATATTTCGGCGACGCGTTCTTCCCGCTGCCAGGTGGTCGGAAGGGGAGGTGCCGGGGGTCTTTTTGGCGATCAAACAGGCGGCGCCGAATGGTCCAAGGCCGATTACCAAGGCGGCTGCTTTTATGAAGGGTGCGGGCAGGCCCTGGGTAAGGACAAGACCGGACAGGCCGAACAGAACATTGGCGAGGACCATGGCGGACCCCACTTTCAAGACCGGGCTTTGGGGTTCCAAAAAACGGGGGATCCAAGCCAAAACCAGATAGGCGGAAATAAAACCAAGAAAACCACCTGTCCAGTAGTGAACGGATGTGGTCGGTGAAATGTAGGTCCACACTCCACCTGTAATGAAAACAACGGCACCGACACCAATAACGGATGCTTTTTTTTGGACCAGAGAGGGCGGCAGGAAAGCAAAGGCCAGCAGGCCAAGGCCGTGACCCAACCCAAAAACCTGCCC from Bacillota bacterium carries:
- a CDS encoding helix-turn-helix transcriptional regulator, coding for MEEGQRNTNKWGRRDWAPMKINARFPEWAADSLALACVFTWILVYPLHGPLLHQVFGPGAYIAGQVFGLGHGLGLLAFAFLPPSLVQKKASVIGVGAVVFITGGVWTYISPTTSVHYWTGGFLGFISAYLVLAWIPRFLEPQSPVLKVGSAMVLANVLFGLSGLVLTQGLPAPFIKAAALVIGLGPFGAACLIAKKTPGTSPSDHLAAGRTRRRNIGAGPVLAVAAFAAAAYFTGGLWYRVVAPPLHLWWPESVGASSFLYAAAVLVFLVFAYRYSFSWLGTMSLCFLGIGVTVSIMGLDRVEVLITTLLFLSLGLGAMDLFYWLALRTLARFLGFLKTFGLGLGVSLFFLTVPGIALDAGFLTGQLSISPLVAVSGVCLLFAVVPLLVWFFHPLTFSEIDSRCAPETPKDAGGLNTPDAPAVRAREETAASGRQPPPFWFSLTNQEKKVYELISQGHTDAEIAERLVITRHTVKFHTRNILKKAGATNRKELSAVDRQEKY